The Apium graveolens cultivar Ventura chromosome 11, ASM990537v1, whole genome shotgun sequence genome has a window encoding:
- the LOC141697341 gene encoding uncharacterized protein LOC141697341, with protein sequence MTVEVVKAEVATVSHQEEKMKAVDEVVEVVELKKDVEEEAKVESVEKTSSFKEESNFVSDLKDHEKKALTDLKAKLEEAILGNTLYKKEEVKVEEVVEEKKEEVVEEDVKEKEVEKVEEKVEVEGEESAKKSGEKKGWKSTIHGLFKKEEVKVEEVVEEKAKVEEEKKDEEKKEECVEEEVVKVEEDVEVKEGEKVEDKEKVVEVGEESSKKSGEKKGLNKLKSKIGEAFKGGLFKKDEPKVEEVVEEKLKVEEEIKEEEKKEEEKKEECAEEVVKEDVKEKESETVEGKEKVEEGEESSKKSGEKKGLNKLKAKIGGLFKKDEPKVEEVVEQKPKVEEEEPEEEKKEEEKKEECAEEVVQEDVKEKESEDVKEKESETVEEKEKVEEGAESSKKSVEKKGLNKFKSTIQEAFKGHLFGKKSKKEVEDKKEELKPEGDDKVVEEPKAEGEEKVDAESKPECEEKVEEKKEEDVVEVIKTEVCEEKEPEAVVEEVAEEIKAEECEDEKKVEEVSVACEEETKVEEVAEVCEEETNVEEVVVVDKDISLWGVPLLPSKADEGTDVVLLKFLRARDFKVKEAFEMLKKTLEWRKEWKIDSILNEDLGTDLSSAAYMSGVDREGHPICYNIFGVLDDEELYQKTLGSEEKRDAFLRWRFQLMERGIQKLELKPSGVTSLLQITDLKNSPGPAKKEVRLAIKQALGLLQDNYPEFVARNIFINVPFWYYAYNAVLSTLLTQRTKSKLVFARPAKVTETLLKFIPVEEIPIQYGGLKRESDFEFSAEDCIASELVIKAASTATIEIPAPQAGTTFIWDITVLGWDVNYKEEFVPTDECSYTIIVQKQKKLSSIEGPIRNTFRTNEPGKIVLTVENCSNKKKKVFYRNKVKKSAF encoded by the exons ATGACTGTGGAGGTTGTTAAAGCTGAGGTTGCTAcagtttctcatcaagaagagaaAATGAAAGCTGTGGATGAGGTAGTGGAGGTTGTTGAGTTGAAGAAAGATGTTGAAGAAGAAGCTAAGGTTGAGAGTGTTGAGAAGACTTCTTCTTTTAAAGAAGAGAGTAACTTTGTTTCTGATTTGAAGGATCATGAGAAGAAGGCCTTGACTGATTTGAAGGCCAAGCTCGAGGAAGCGATTCTCGGGAACACTTTGTATAAGAAAGAGGAGGTTAAAGTTGAGGAAGTTGTGgaggagaagaaagaagaagtGGTGGAGGAGGATGTTAAGGAGAAAGAGGTTGAGAAGGTTGAAGAGAAGGTGGAAGTTGAAGGAGAGGAGTCTGCCAAAAAGAGTGGTGAGAAGAAGGGGTGGAAATCGACAATACATGGTTTGTTTAAGAAGGAGGAGGTTAAAGTTGAGGAGGTTGTTGAGGAGAAAGCAAAGGTGGaagaagagaagaaagatgaGGAGAAAAAAGAAGAGTGTGTAGAAGAAGAGGTTGTCAAGGTGGAGGAGGATGTTGAGGTCAAAGAGGGTGAGAAAGTTGAAGACAAGGAAAAGGTGGTGGAAGTAGGAGAGGAATCTTCCAAGAAGAGTGGCGAGAagaaggggttgaataaattGAAATCGAAAATTGGAGAAGCCTTCAAAGGTGGTCTGTTTAAGAAAGATGAGCCGAAAGTTGAGGAAGTTGTGGAGGAGAAACTAAAGGTAGAAGAAGAGATAAAAGAAGAGGAGAAGAAAGAAGAGGAGAAAAAGGAAGAGTGCGCGGAAGAAGTAGTGAAGGAGGATGTTAAGGAGAAAGAGAGTGAGACAGTTGAAGGAAAGGAAAAGGTTGAAGAAGGCGAGGAATCTTCTAAAAAGAGTGGCGAGAAGAAGGGTTTGAATAAATTGAAAGCCAAAATTGGTGGTTTGTTTAAAAAAGATGAGCCAAAAGTTGAGGAAGTTGTGGAGCAGAAGccgaaggtagaagaagaagaacCAGAAGAGGAAAAAAAAGAAGAGGAGAAAAAGGAAGAGTGCGCGGAAGAAGTAGTGCAGGAGGATGTTAAGGAGAAAGAGAGCGAGGATGTTAAGGAGAAAGAGAGCGAGACAGTTGAAGAAAAGGAAAAGGTTGAAGAAGGGGCGGAATCTTCTAAAAAGAGTGTTGAGAAGAAGGGATTGaataaatttaaatcaacaattcaAGAAGCCTTCAAAGGTCACCTGTTTGGTAAGAAGTCTAAGAAAGAAGTAGAGGACAAGAAGGAAGAGTTAAAGCCCGAGGGAGATGACAAGGTGGTGGAAGAACCAAAGGCCGAAGGTGAAGAGAAGGTGGATGCAGAATCAAAGCCTGAGTGCGAGGAGAAGGTGGAGGAGAAAAAAGAAGAGGATGTAGTGGAGGTGATCAAAACTGAAGTATGTGAGGAGAAAGAACCCGAGGCGGTTGTTGAGGAAGTAGCTGAGGAGATCAAAGCAGAAGAGTGCGAGGATGAAAAGAAAGTTGAGGAGGTTTCTGTAGCATGTGAGGAAGAAACGAAAGTTGAGGAAGTTGCTGAAGTATGCGAGGAAGAAACGAATGTTGAAGAGGTTGTTGTTGTTGACAAGGATATTTCACTTTGGGGAGTTCCACTTTTGCCTAGTAAGGCTGATGAGGGGACTGATGTCgtccttttgaaatttttgagGGCTAGGGATTTTAAGGTTAAAGAGGCATTTGAGATGCTCAAAAAGACACTTGAGTGGAGGAAAGAATGGAAAATAGATTCAATCTTGAACGAAGATTTGGGAACTGATTTGTCATCGGCTGCATACATGAGTGGCGTTGATCGCGAAGGTCACCCCATTTGTTACAACATCTTTGGTGTGTTGGATGACGAAGAACTCTACCAAAAGACTTTAGGAAGTGAAGAGAAGCGCGATGCTTTCTTACGGTGGAGGTTTCAGTTGATGGAGAGGGGTATTCAGAAACTTGAGCTTAAGCCCTCTGGTGTCACTTCTCTGCTTCAAATTACAGATCTCAAAAATTCCCCTGGACCAGCGAAGAAGGAGGTTCGCCTTGCCATTAAGCAAGCTCTTGGACTACTTCAGGACAATTATCCAGAGTTCGTGGCTAGAAAT ATATTTATCAATGTTCCCTTCTGGTACTATGCCTACAATGCTGTGCTCTCTACTTTGCTGACCCAAAGAACCAAGAGCAAATTAGTTTTTGCACGCCCAGCCAAGGTCACTGAGACCTTGCTCAA GTTCATTCCTGTCGAGGAAATTCCCATCCAGTATGGTGGCCTCAAGAGAGAAAGTGATTTCGAGTTCTCAGCAGAAGATTGTATTGCTTCAGAGCTTGTCATTAAGGCTGCATCTACTGCAACTATCGAAATACCTGCACCACAG GCTGGAACTACATTCATTTGGGATATAACAGTTCTGGGCTGGGATGTAAACTACAAAGAAGAATTCGTCCCTACCGACGAATGCTCATACACCATTATTGTTCAAAAGCAAAAGAAACTAAGTTCCATCGAAGGTCCGATTCGCAACACTTTCAGGACTAATGAACCAGGAAAAATAGTGCTTACTGTTGAGAACTGCTccaacaagaagaagaaagtgTTTTACAGAAATAAGGTCAAGAAGTCTGCTTTCTGA